The Cetobacterium sp. ZOR0034 DNA segment TACTAAATGAATTTATAGACTACATAGTTGAAGTAATAAATGGGAAAAAAGTAAACAATGAATTAAATAGGTTCCAAGAGATTGCAATATTTAAATCCGGGGTTACTTTATAAAGATTAATTTAAAATGGGAGATGAAAAAATATGAAACAATTTATGTGTGAAGATTTTTTATTAACTAACGATATAGCTAAAACGTTATATCATGATTATGCAAAAGATATGCCAATTTACGATTACCATTGTCATTTAAATCCGAAAGAGATTTTCGAGGATAAAAAATATAGATCAATAACTGAAATTTGGTTAGGTGGAGATCACTACAAATGGAGAGCTATGAGAAGTAACGGTGTTGATGAGGAATACATTACTGGAGCTAAAGAGGATAAAGAGAAGTTCTTAAAATGGGCTGAAACGATAGATGAGTGTTATGGAAATCCACTTTTCCACTGGACACACTTAGAGCTTAAAAGATTCTTTGGAATAGATACAATCCTTTCGAAGGAAACAGCTGAAGAGATTTGGGAAAAGACAAATGAGATGTTAGCAAAAGATGATTTTACAGCAAGATCTTTAATAAAAAGAGCAAATGTAAAAGCTATCTGTACAACAGATGATCCAATCGATTCTTTAGAGTATCATATAGCTATAAAAAAAGATGATAGTTTTGATGTAGTTGTAAATCCAACGTTTAGACCTGACAAAGGTGTTAGAATAGATAAAGAGGATTTCATGCCTTGGCTTCAAACGTTAGAAACATTACACGGAAAGAAGATTGATACTGTAGTAGAGTTTAAGTCGGCTTTAGCAGAGAGAGTTGAGTTCTTCCATGAGGTTGGATGTAGAGTTTCTGACCACGCATTAGATCCGATTGTATTTTTATTAGGAACTGATGAGGAAGTAGAGAATATATTTAAAAAGAGATTAGCTGGTGAAGAGTTAACAGAAAATGAAGTTAAGATGTTTAAAACAGCTATAATGTTATTCCTAGGAAAAGAGTATAACAAAAGAGGTTGGATAATGCAGCTTCATATGGGAACTATCAGAAATAACTCAACTAGAATGTATAAAAAATTAGGTCCTGATACAGGGTTTGATTGTATAGCTGATGACATTTTTGTGCAGGCGTTATCTCACTTCTTAGATACTTTAGATGATACAGATGAGTTACCTAAAACTATTTTATATAACTTAAATCCTAGAGAAAATGAAGCTTTAGGAACTTTAATTGGATGTTTCCAAGGAGGGGGAATCCCAGGTAAGATTCAATTAGGATCTGGATGGTGGTTCTTAGATCAAAAGGATGGAATGATAAAGCAGATGACGGCTTTAGCTAATCTAGGTTTACTTTCAAGATTTGTTGGAATGTTAACAGATTCAAGAAGTTTCTTATCTTATACAAGACATGAATATTTCAGAAGAATCCTTTGTAACCTACTTGCTGAGTGGGTTGAAAACGGAGAGGTTCCAAACGATATTGAAAAGTTAGGGAAAATGGTTCAAAATATATGTTACAACAATGTAAATAACTATATTACAAAATAAGAGCGATGAAAGAGAGGTTTAACCTCTCTTTTTTTGTATAACAAAGAAAAAATAGGAGAGAGGAGAAGAAAATGAAAAGTTTAAAGTTGATAAGATTGATATATAAAATTCATAGAAATGAACCGCCTAGATTAGAGGAGATAGAGGAGATGGGCTTGTTGGCTGTTAAAATATCTCAATACTACGCTTTGAGAGCTGACTTTATAGATGAGAAAACCTGCGTTTATCTATCTAAGCTTTACGAGTATAGTTATGCTGCTCAAAAGCGAGAGATAGATTTAGCAATTGATAAGGATAAATGGATTTTAGATGCTTTAGAATCTTATGAAAACTTACCATTTTCGTCGGCTTCTATAGGTCAAGTTCACATTGGGTATTTAAGAGGGAATGATAAAGAAGATAGAAAAGTAGCTATAAAAATTCGAAAGGAGAATTTTAAAGAGAGCTTTTTAAAAGATATAGAGAATGCAAAAAAAATAGCGAATATTTTACTGTTTTTCTATCCAAAATTGAAAAAGGTTTTTAATCCTTTGGAAGTTTTAGAAAACATAGAGGAGGGGACTTTAAAAGAGCTCCATTTTTTAAATGAGGTCGAAGGTGCTAATTATCTTAGAAGATTAAAAAATGAAAATAGTGAAAAATTTGATTTGAAAGATTTGTATTTTTCAAGTTTTGTAGAATCTTTATGTTGTGAAAGGGTTATTGTCTCTAAATTTATAGAGGGAGAAAGTTTTAATACACTTCTGAAAGAGGGAAGATTGAAATATTCTGAGTTGTTGAAGCTTTTTAAATATCATACATTTTTTATGTTTAAGTTAGGAGTTTTTCATGGAGATTTACATCCCGGAAATATTATTTTAAATGAAAATGGTGAGATAACTTTAATTGATTGCTCAACTATAGGTAAAGTAAAGTCTAAACTGAGAAAAGGGTTATTTGGATTTTTCTACTATCTTTCGAGATACAATTATGATAAATCAGCTTTTTATTTAAATGAGATGTCGGAGAAGAGGTTGAATCAGAAAGATTTTGAAAAATTCTTAGAAAAATTTAAAGCTCTTTACAGTGATTTTAAAGATAGCAGTGTTTCAGATGTGAGCTTAACAAAACGTATGATGGAGACAATAAAGTTATCTATAAATTCTGGGATGGAGTTTGAAGAGGGGATGTTTCATGTTATTAAAAGTCTTATGTATTTAGATGGTATGGTTTTGAAATGTAATCCAGAAGTTAACTTAATGAATGATATAAGAGAGTTTACAGAGTTGTTAAAAAGTGAGTTGAAAGATTGAAATAACTAAAAGTTGACATTGACCTTAGGGTATAGTTTATACTTTTCTTGTAGAATAAGTTTTTGGAGGAAAAAAGTTATGAAAAAAGAGTTCTATTCCATCGGTGAGATATCTAAAATAACAGGACTTTCTAATAAAACATTGAGATACTATGATGAAAATAGCATTTTGAAGCCAGATTATGTGGATAAAAGTAATGGTTATAGATACTACAGTGAGTATCAAATTTTAAAATTAAAAAATATAATCACTTTGAAAGATAACAGATTTTCTTTAGAGGAGATTAAAAATAGATTCGAGCAGGTGAGCTCGAGAGAGATGAATAGTTTTTTTACTACTTATCGAAAGAAAATAGAGGATATCGATAGGGAGATAGAGGAATTAAAACAGAGTAAGATGAGATTACAAAATCTATTAGATGAATTTTCATATTTAGAAGTGGATAAGATTGTATTAAAGTGTTTACCTGAAAAGTTTATTTATAATTTAGACACTATCACAAATAAAAATCTGAACAACTCTATTTTTGATATTTACAAAATTATTGAAGCATCAGTTGAATGTGGAAATGCTTATTTAGGAAAAAAGTTTAGATTTTTAAATTTTACTAAAGATACGACTGAAAAAATAAGCGAATTTTTACTTTTTCAAAATGAAGGTTTTTTAAAAAATTTGGAAAAAATTCAAAAAACTGAAAAAAGTGAATATATAACTATAAGATATAGAGCTGGAAATAGAGAAAATGCTTTGATTGAAGCCGGTGAAAACATTGATAAACTTGAGATTCAAATGCTTGAAGCAGAGAATTTAGTGAAAATAGGAGATGGTGGTAGTAGAAAGCTGATTAAACCAGTTGAAAATTTTGATGTTGTTATAGTGGGAGCAGGAGGAGCTGGATTATCAGCATCTATTTCAGCAGCATCTAAAGGAGCTAAAGTCGTTTTATTGGAAAAGATGTCATCTATAGGTGGAAATACTTTGATTTCAATGGGAGGAATAAATATTCCGGGGAACGATGCTCAAATTGAAAAAGATATCCAAGATTCAATAGAACTTTATAGAAAGGATATTCTTTCTGGCGGAGATAATGAAAACTCTTTAGAACTTTTAGATATCTTTGTAAATGAAGCTTTACCTACATATAGATGGCTAAAAGATGAGATTAAGGTTTCTTTTAAAGATGAACTTATACACTTTGGAGGACATTCGGTGCCAAGAGCAGCTGTTTTTTCAGGTAAATATGCAATTGAACTGATTGCTAAACTTAGAGCTAAAGCAATTTCGCTAGGTGTAGATATTAGAACGGCAGTTCGTTCAAAAGAGTTAATAACAGATGAAAATAAAAGAGTTGTTGGGGTTTTATCAAGTATTGATGAAAAAGAGGTTAAGTTCATGGCTAAAAAAGGTGTTATTTTAGCTACAGGTGGTTTTAGTGGAAATGTAGAGTTGAGAAAAAAATATAATCCAAGTTTAGATGAAAGGTATAAAACTACAAATATTAGTGGAATAACTGGTGACGGACATTTGATGTGTGAAAAGGTAGATGCTGATTTTGTTCAGATGGAATATATTCAGACGTTCCCTATATCAAATCCAGAAACTGGAGAGCTTTCTCATGTTGGTGGAAGTAGATTCGATGGTGCTATACTAGTTAATAAATTTGGAGATAGATTTGTTGAGGAGCTTGAAAGAAGAGATACGGTTTCAGAAGCTATATTAAAACAGGAAAATGGTGTGGGGTATCTAGTTTGGGGAGAGGAAATAGAGAGTATAACAAACTATGTTAGTAAGAATAAAGAGGAAGTTGAAAGACTAAAAAATTCTAATCTGATAGCTATTTCTGATAGCTTAGAAGAGATTGCTAGAGTTATGAATATAGATGAAGAAAATCTTTTAAAAACAATATCTAAATATAATGGCTTTGTTCAAAATAAAAAGGATTTAGATTTTAATAGAAGAGGAACATTGCTATCAATAGAAAAAGGACCATTTTATATCCAGAAAGTTGCACCTGCAGTTCATCATACGATGGGTGGAGTTCGTGTGAATACAAAGGGACAAGTTTTAGATAAAAAGGCTCAGCCTATAGAGGGTCTGTTTGCAGCAGGAGAGATTGTTGGAGGTCTTCACGGAACAAATAGATTAGGTGGAAATGCCATAACAGAAATAATTGTTTTTGGAAAAAGAGCTGGAGAAAATATAATGAAATAGAAAAAAGAGCTATTCGTTTTTGACGGATAGCTCTTTTATTGTGTCAATTAAGTGATTCTCCAAGCTCTTTTAAAAGAGATCGAGTTTCATTTTGAGTTGATAAGTCGTTTGGATTGTGAGCTGAGATAGCTTCATCGATAAAGAATTCCCATCCAAGGTATTCACAGATACATCTGAACTGTGAAGAGATAATTCTATACTGTTCAGCACCGATTTCGTCAGCACCAACAGAGATAAGTCCAACTCTTTTTTTCTTATCAGTTAATTCAGTGCCGTGAGCTTTTGAATACATCTTATCGATTAGAGCTTTCAGTTGAGCTGAGATTCCCCACCAGTATACAGGTGAACCAAAAATAAGAGTATCTGCATCAACAATCTTTTGAACTAACTCGTTAGTATCATCACTCATAAAACATTTCCCATTGTTTCTTTTGCAAGAGTCGCAAGCTATGCAGCCAGCTACGTTGAACTTCGTCACATCAATAAATTCAACTTCACTCTTTGTTTTATCAATTTGCTCCTCTAAAGTTTTTAGAGCAAAATGAGTATTTCCTTTTAATCTTGGACTTCCATTTAAAAATAGTATTTTTTCCATTTTGACCTCCTAAAATAAGATACCACAGTATACAACTTAGAGTTGGCTTTAAGGCAAGAGATTTTTTTGAATCTAACAGTTCAGTTTACATGAATAATAGAAAATGATAAACTATAAGAAAAAATGAGAGGGGCGGATCGAATTGAGAGATGATGTTATAATTAATAAAGTTGAAACGATAAAAAGATGTATAAAAAGAATAGAGGAAGAATATTCTAATGATTTTAATAATTTAGAAAATTATACAAAACAAGATTCTATAATATTGAATTTGCAAAGAATGTGTGAAGCAACTTTAGATTTAGGTATGCATTACATAAAAATAAAAAAATTAGAACTCCCTCAAACAAGTAAACAAACATTTGAAATACTTCAAAAAAATGAAGTTATTGATAAAAAATTATCTTTAGATCTTCAAGGAATGGTAGGATTTAGAAATATAGCGGTTCATGATTATCAAAGTTTGAATATAGAGATTTTACAAAAAATAATTGAAAATCATTTGATGGATTCTTTAAGATTAGCTCAGAAGATATTGGAAGGATAGAGTATGGATAAAGTTGTAATAAGTGAGATAATTAATTCTTTACAAGAGTTTGAATGTTATACAGTCTATATATTTGGTTCGTATGCAAGTGATAAAACACATAAAGAAAGCGATATAGATATAGCTTTTTTATCTGAGAAAAAATTTGAAAGATATGATATTTTTATGAAAGCTCAGGAGATATCATCTAAAGTAAATAAAGAGATAGATTTAATTGATTTAAAAGAATCTTCAACTGTTTTTCAAAATGAAGTAATAAGAAATGGAATTGTAATTTTAGACAACAATATCATTGAAAGACAGAAGTTCGAAGTTTTAGTTTTAAAAAAATATATGGAACTGAATGAGCTAAGAAAAGATATACTTCAAAGTTATTCAGAGGATTTGGAAGAGTTTATAAAAACTAGAGAATAGTTGGGGGATACTATGAAATATGAATTTATAAGTAATACTAATTTTGAGAACAATAAAAATTTATATAGATATTTAGAAGAGGGGTTTCAAGATGCAAAAGAGTTTTTCTTTTCAGTTGCATTTATAAATTTTGCGGGAGTACAAATACTTTTAGATGTTTTGAAAAAAACAGAAAATTCAGAGATTAAAGGTAGAATTTTAACAACAAACTATCTACATTTTACAGAAATTAAAGCAGTCCAATACCTAAAAAGATTTAAAAATATAGAAGTGAAATTTTTTGATAGCGATAAGATGGAAGGCTTTCATACAAAGGGGTATGTGTTTGAATATGAAAATAGCTATAAAGCGATAATAGGCTCATCTAATCTCACAAAAAGTGGTCTTAAAAGTAATATAGAGTGGAATACAGGAGTAGTAACTCCTAAAGGAAGTGAATTTATAACTGGAATATTAAATGAGTTCAATTACCTTTGGGAAAAAGCAGTCGAAAATGTAAATCCATATATAGTTTCATATGTTAAAAAGCAAGAGAAGATTGTAAAAAAAGTTCAGAAAAACGAGTATCTAATGGCAGCTGAAGATCATGAGTTTGGAATCTATAACGAATGCGAGATAGAACCGAATTATATGCAAAAAGAAGCCTTAAAAAACTTAGAGGATTTAAGGGTTTATAAAGAGAAAAGAGCACTGTGTATCGCAGCCACAGGAACAGGAAAAACTTATCTAGGAGCTTTTGATGTGAGGGCGTTTAAAGCTAAACGTCTTCTTTTTGTTGTTCATAATGAGGAGATATTAAACTCCGCTATAGCTACTTTTAAAAAGGTTTTGCCGAATAAAACTATGGGGAAGTTCACAGGGAATTTTAAAAATAGTGATAGAGATTATGTTTTTGCTACAGTTCAAACTTTGAGTTTAAGATACTCTGAATTTCATGAAAATGAGTTTGATTACATAATAGTTGATGAGGCTCATCATATAACAGCGAAGAGTTATGAACCTATTTTGAATTATTTTAAGCCTCAGTTTTTGTTAGGATTAACAGCTACACCAGAGAGATGTGATGGTGGAAATATATATGAAGTTTTCGATATGAATGTTCCTGTTGAGATACGTTTACAGGAAGCTTTGGATAAAGAACTAGTTGTACCATTTCATTATTATGGGATAAAAGATATAGAGGAAGTTGATTTATCAAAGGTGGATTTAAATGATATATCGGCAGTTGCTAGAGTTTTGAATACAGAGAGACGTGTTGATTTTATAATAGAGAAAATGAATTTCTATGGATATAGCGGGGAGAAAAGAAAGACAGTAGGATTTTGTATCTCAGTAGAACATGCAGAGTTTATGGCTAGTCAGTTTGTTCAAAAGGGAATAAAGGCTGTTTCAATTACAGGAACAGACAGTAAGGATACTAGAGATCAAATCTTAAAAAGTTTTAGAGAAAGTGATCATTTAGAGGTTATATTTACGGTAAATCTATTCAATGAAGGAGTAGATATTCCGTGTATAAACAGTATTTTAATGTTAAGACCAACAGCTTCACCAATTATTTTCACTCAACAACTTGGAAGAGGTCTGAGACACTTTGAAAATAAAGAGTTTTTAACAGTTATAGATTTTATAGGAAATCACTCAAGAGCTTTTTTAATAGCTTTGGCTTTGATTGGTAAAAAAGGCTATGATAAAGAGAGTGTAAAGATTGCTGTAAAAAGAGATTTTGACAATTTATCAAAGTCTGTTCATATAAAAATGGATGAGATTTGTAAAGAGGAGATTTTAAAACAGCTTGATAATGAGAATTTTAATAGTTTAAAATATCTGAAAGAGGAGTATAAAGAGTTTAAAGATATTTTACAAGGTAGAGTTCCAATGCCAATAAACTTCACTCAGTATGAGGAAGCTCCAAATTTTTATAAGTATTCAAAACTTCAAAAATTAAAAGTAAAATCATACTTGGATTTTTTAGAAAAAATAGATGAAAAAACTTTTGGTATAAATGAGACACAAAAGATAGTTATAAGAGAGTTTGAAAGAATGTTACCTATAAAAAGAGTGTATGAGTTCGCAATAGCTCACGAGATTATATCAAAGGGTGAGTTATTAAAAGAGGATGAGATAAAAATCTTAGGAAAATATATTGATGTGATATCTTTGAAACATACAAAAGTTACTTTAAACCATGCTAAAGATTTTTTATGTGGAGATTATTCGGATTCTAGTGATTTGAAAAGATGTGAGTCTTTATTCTTAAAAAAAGGTGATTCTATTGAAATGAGTGAAGTTTTAAAAGAAGTTTTAAAATCTAAAGAGGTTAAAGATTATATTCTTCAGATTTTAGACTATGGACTTTTGAAGTATTCAGAAATTTTTGGTAAAAAAGATTATGGATTCCCATTTTTAAAATTGTATGAAAACTATAATATGAAAGATGTTGCACTAATTTGTAACTATGAAAAAAAACATAGTGCTTTTAGAGGAAGTGGATTGTTATCAAATGGAAATGATTACTTCCTGTTTGTTGAGTTGCATAAAGATGAGGATATAAAAGATAGTATCAAGTATAATGATAAGATATTGGATAGATATCACTTCCAATGGGAGAGTCCAAACTCAACAAAAGTTGAGAGTGAGAGAGGACAAAATATAGTTAGAAATAGAGAAAGAGGAATAAATTTACATATATTTTTAAGAAAGATTAAAGAGATTGATGGAGAGATTCAGCCATATATCTATATAGGAAAAGGTGACACTATAGATTATAGTAGTGAAAAACCAATTAGAACAAAGTTGAAGTTAGAAAGTCCACTTTCAAAAGAGATGTATGTTGAGTTGACAGAAAGAGTAGAAAATTACTTAGAAGTTGCTGAAAAGAAAGAGTTGGAGAATAGGAGAGAGATATGAAAAAAACTATCTATGTGGTAGGTGCAATTTTAGAGAATCAGAATGGTGAGATATTTTGTGCTATGAGACCAGAGGATAAGACATTTCCTGGGTTATGGGAGTTTCCTGGTGGTAAGATAGAGGATGGAGAGGACCCGAAAGAGGCTTTGAGAAGAGAGATTGAGGAGGAGTTAAATATCTCTATCAAAGTTGGTGAACTATTTGATGTAGTAGAGAAGGAGTATGAAAAGTTTATTATAAATCTAACTACTTACAGTTGTGATATTTTAGATTTCACTGACTTTGAGTTAGTTGAACACCAAGAGTTTAAGTGGTTAAAAAGAGAAGAGTTGCAAAACTTAGAGTGGGTACCAACAGATATTCCTACGTTAGAAAAGTTAGTAAAAAGTGAAAAAGAGCTTAAAAATATCTCTATTTTTAAAGTGGATAAAGGGGCTTTGAGTACAAAAGAGATAGAGGTTTTGGTGAGACCTAAAAGTTTGATTTTGAATGTTATCGCTTTTGGTGAGTGGAATAAAGATGTTGTCAAAACGAGAGAAGAGTTAGAAGAGAAACTAGATAGTTATGGAATAAGTAAAACTTCAAAAGAGTCTGTATATAAAAAGTTAAATCAATTGAATTCTAAGATATAGAAAAAGGGCTATTATTTCAATAGCCCTTTTAAATTAATACTTATATCTAGATATAGCATGATGGAACTGAGGAAGGAAATCCCAGTTTTCTCTAATGATTTCGTCAAACATTGTTTTTACTTGATTACCACTATTAACAAGAGGATTTAAAGTTAAAGCGTGTAAAGCTTTTCCATAATTTCCAGTAACAGCAGCTTCTATAGTCATCTCTTCAAATGATTTCATAAGCTGTAAGATTCCTCTAGCTTCAACAGGCATAGGATCTTGAGGGAATGGTTTGATACCATCTCTATAAACTCTAGCAGTAACTTCAACAGCACAGTTATCAGGTAAGCAATCAATAACACCATTATTTTTAGTTGAAACAACAATTACAGTTCCTTTATCATTATAAATAGAATTAATTAACTCACAAGCAGCATCAGAATAATACTGTCCACCTCTTTGCTCTAACTGTTTAGGTTTAATATTTAAGTTAGGGTCTTTATATAATTCGAACAACTCATTTTCAACAACTTTAACTTGCTCTCCTCTAGTTCCTTTTCCAGATTTAATATCTGCAACTTGTGCTCTTAACATCTCATCAGTCATATAGTAATATCTATGGTATCCACATGGAATCATTCCTAAATCCATAATTTGATCTTTTAACCAAGGTTCTTTTGTTCTTAGGTTTGCAGGAGTATTTTCGAGATCAGCTAAAACTCCAGCTACAGCTTCTTTAGTTTTATCTACACCATTGTGTAAAACTTTTCTTCCCCAGAAGAAGTGGTTTAATCCTCCACAGATTAGTTCAACCTCTTCATCTTTAGCTTTTAATGCGTCAACTACAGATTTTCTAACTCCGATAGGAACATTGCAAAGGCCAGCTATTTTGATATTTGGATAATATTTTATAACAGCTTCAGTAACCATTCCACTAGGATTTGTGAAGTTAACAAGCCAAGCGTTAGGACAAAGTTCAGTTATGTCTTTACAAATATCTAAAATTACAGGAATTGTTCTTAAAGCTTTAGTAAATCCACCAGCTCCATTTGTTTCTTGCCCAATCATTCCATATCTTAAAGGAATTCTTTCATCTCTGATTCTAGCTTCTAAAAGTCCAACTCTGAATTGAGTTGTAACGAAATCAGCATCTCTTAAAGCTTCCCTTCTATCTAAAGTAAGGTGGATATCAAATTTACCTTTTAATCCAGCTTGTTCAACCATTCTTTTAGCTAAATTTCCAACAATCTCTAATTTTTCTTTACCCTCTTCAATATCTACTAGCCAAAGCTCACTAACAGGTAATTCTTTATATCTTTTAATAAAACCTTCAATGATTTCAGGAGTATATGATGATCCCCCACCAATTGTAACTATTTTTAATCTCTTATCCATAATATTTCCTCCAAGTTTTATTTTTTTATTTTATAGATTTCAATTAATTCGTGTATAAGTTCTCTTGCTAAAATAGATGTCATTAAATGATCTTGAGCATGAACCATTAAAAGACCAAGTTCAACTTTATTTCCATCAGCTTCTTTACAAATAAGTTCTGTTTGAACTTCATGAGCCATTAATGAATACTTTTTTGCTTCAT contains these protein-coding regions:
- the uxaC gene encoding glucuronate isomerase — translated: MKQFMCEDFLLTNDIAKTLYHDYAKDMPIYDYHCHLNPKEIFEDKKYRSITEIWLGGDHYKWRAMRSNGVDEEYITGAKEDKEKFLKWAETIDECYGNPLFHWTHLELKRFFGIDTILSKETAEEIWEKTNEMLAKDDFTARSLIKRANVKAICTTDDPIDSLEYHIAIKKDDSFDVVVNPTFRPDKGVRIDKEDFMPWLQTLETLHGKKIDTVVEFKSALAERVEFFHEVGCRVSDHALDPIVFLLGTDEEVENIFKKRLAGEELTENEVKMFKTAIMLFLGKEYNKRGWIMQLHMGTIRNNSTRMYKKLGPDTGFDCIADDIFVQALSHFLDTLDDTDELPKTILYNLNPRENEALGTLIGCFQGGGIPGKIQLGSGWWFLDQKDGMIKQMTALANLGLLSRFVGMLTDSRSFLSYTRHEYFRRILCNLLAEWVENGEVPNDIEKLGKMVQNICYNNVNNYITK
- a CDS encoding AarF/UbiB family protein, which codes for MKSLKLIRLIYKIHRNEPPRLEEIEEMGLLAVKISQYYALRADFIDEKTCVYLSKLYEYSYAAQKREIDLAIDKDKWILDALESYENLPFSSASIGQVHIGYLRGNDKEDRKVAIKIRKENFKESFLKDIENAKKIANILLFFYPKLKKVFNPLEVLENIEEGTLKELHFLNEVEGANYLRRLKNENSEKFDLKDLYFSSFVESLCCERVIVSKFIEGESFNTLLKEGRLKYSELLKLFKYHTFFMFKLGVFHGDLHPGNIILNENGEITLIDCSTIGKVKSKLRKGLFGFFYYLSRYNYDKSAFYLNEMSEKRLNQKDFEKFLEKFKALYSDFKDSSVSDVSLTKRMMETIKLSINSGMEFEEGMFHVIKSLMYLDGMVLKCNPEVNLMNDIREFTELLKSELKD
- a CDS encoding flavocytochrome c; protein product: MKKEFYSIGEISKITGLSNKTLRYYDENSILKPDYVDKSNGYRYYSEYQILKLKNIITLKDNRFSLEEIKNRFEQVSSREMNSFFTTYRKKIEDIDREIEELKQSKMRLQNLLDEFSYLEVDKIVLKCLPEKFIYNLDTITNKNLNNSIFDIYKIIEASVECGNAYLGKKFRFLNFTKDTTEKISEFLLFQNEGFLKNLEKIQKTEKSEYITIRYRAGNRENALIEAGENIDKLEIQMLEAENLVKIGDGGSRKLIKPVENFDVVIVGAGGAGLSASISAASKGAKVVLLEKMSSIGGNTLISMGGINIPGNDAQIEKDIQDSIELYRKDILSGGDNENSLELLDIFVNEALPTYRWLKDEIKVSFKDELIHFGGHSVPRAAVFSGKYAIELIAKLRAKAISLGVDIRTAVRSKELITDENKRVVGVLSSIDEKEVKFMAKKGVILATGGFSGNVELRKKYNPSLDERYKTTNISGITGDGHLMCEKVDADFVQMEYIQTFPISNPETGELSHVGGSRFDGAILVNKFGDRFVEELERRDTVSEAILKQENGVGYLVWGEEIESITNYVSKNKEEVERLKNSNLIAISDSLEEIARVMNIDEENLLKTISKYNGFVQNKKDLDFNRRGTLLSIEKGPFYIQKVAPAVHHTMGGVRVNTKGQVLDKKAQPIEGLFAAGEIVGGLHGTNRLGGNAITEIIVFGKRAGENIMK
- a CDS encoding flavodoxin family protein — translated: MEKILFLNGSPRLKGNTHFALKTLEEQIDKTKSEVEFIDVTKFNVAGCIACDSCKRNNGKCFMSDDTNELVQKIVDADTLIFGSPVYWWGISAQLKALIDKMYSKAHGTELTDKKKRVGLISVGADEIGAEQYRIISSQFRCICEYLGWEFFIDEAISAHNPNDLSTQNETRSLLKELGESLN
- a CDS encoding DUF86 domain-containing protein gives rise to the protein MRDDVIINKVETIKRCIKRIEEEYSNDFNNLENYTKQDSIILNLQRMCEATLDLGMHYIKIKKLELPQTSKQTFEILQKNEVIDKKLSLDLQGMVGFRNIAVHDYQSLNIEILQKIIENHLMDSLRLAQKILEG
- a CDS encoding nucleotidyltransferase domain-containing protein — translated: MDKVVISEIINSLQEFECYTVYIFGSYASDKTHKESDIDIAFLSEKKFERYDIFMKAQEISSKVNKEIDLIDLKESSTVFQNEVIRNGIVILDNNIIERQKFEVLVLKKYMELNELRKDILQSYSEDLEEFIKTRE
- a CDS encoding DUF3427 domain-containing protein, giving the protein MKYEFISNTNFENNKNLYRYLEEGFQDAKEFFFSVAFINFAGVQILLDVLKKTENSEIKGRILTTNYLHFTEIKAVQYLKRFKNIEVKFFDSDKMEGFHTKGYVFEYENSYKAIIGSSNLTKSGLKSNIEWNTGVVTPKGSEFITGILNEFNYLWEKAVENVNPYIVSYVKKQEKIVKKVQKNEYLMAAEDHEFGIYNECEIEPNYMQKEALKNLEDLRVYKEKRALCIAATGTGKTYLGAFDVRAFKAKRLLFVVHNEEILNSAIATFKKVLPNKTMGKFTGNFKNSDRDYVFATVQTLSLRYSEFHENEFDYIIVDEAHHITAKSYEPILNYFKPQFLLGLTATPERCDGGNIYEVFDMNVPVEIRLQEALDKELVVPFHYYGIKDIEEVDLSKVDLNDISAVARVLNTERRVDFIIEKMNFYGYSGEKRKTVGFCISVEHAEFMASQFVQKGIKAVSITGTDSKDTRDQILKSFRESDHLEVIFTVNLFNEGVDIPCINSILMLRPTASPIIFTQQLGRGLRHFENKEFLTVIDFIGNHSRAFLIALALIGKKGYDKESVKIAVKRDFDNLSKSVHIKMDEICKEEILKQLDNENFNSLKYLKEEYKEFKDILQGRVPMPINFTQYEEAPNFYKYSKLQKLKVKSYLDFLEKIDEKTFGINETQKIVIREFERMLPIKRVYEFAIAHEIISKGELLKEDEIKILGKYIDVISLKHTKVTLNHAKDFLCGDYSDSSDLKRCESLFLKKGDSIEMSEVLKEVLKSKEVKDYILQILDYGLLKYSEIFGKKDYGFPFLKLYENYNMKDVALICNYEKKHSAFRGSGLLSNGNDYFLFVELHKDEDIKDSIKYNDKILDRYHFQWESPNSTKVESERGQNIVRNRERGINLHIFLRKIKEIDGEIQPYIYIGKGDTIDYSSEKPIRTKLKLESPLSKEMYVELTERVENYLEVAEKKELENRREI
- a CDS encoding (deoxy)nucleoside triphosphate pyrophosphohydrolase, producing MKKTIYVVGAILENQNGEIFCAMRPEDKTFPGLWEFPGGKIEDGEDPKEALRREIEEELNISIKVGELFDVVEKEYEKFIINLTTYSCDILDFTDFELVEHQEFKWLKREELQNLEWVPTDIPTLEKLVKSEKELKNISIFKVDKGALSTKEIEVLVRPKSLILNVIAFGEWNKDVVKTREELEEKLDSYGISKTSKESVYKKLNQLNSKI
- a CDS encoding 6-phospho-beta-glucosidase, with protein sequence MDKRLKIVTIGGGSSYTPEIIEGFIKRYKELPVSELWLVDIEEGKEKLEIVGNLAKRMVEQAGLKGKFDIHLTLDRREALRDADFVTTQFRVGLLEARIRDERIPLRYGMIGQETNGAGGFTKALRTIPVILDICKDITELCPNAWLVNFTNPSGMVTEAVIKYYPNIKIAGLCNVPIGVRKSVVDALKAKDEEVELICGGLNHFFWGRKVLHNGVDKTKEAVAGVLADLENTPANLRTKEPWLKDQIMDLGMIPCGYHRYYYMTDEMLRAQVADIKSGKGTRGEQVKVVENELFELYKDPNLNIKPKQLEQRGGQYYSDAACELINSIYNDKGTVIVVSTKNNGVIDCLPDNCAVEVTARVYRDGIKPFPQDPMPVEARGILQLMKSFEEMTIEAAVTGNYGKALHALTLNPLVNSGNQVKTMFDEIIRENWDFLPQFHHAISRYKY